The sequence below is a genomic window from Pseudomonas cremoricolorata.
CTGGCCGAAGCCGACGGCATCACGGTGTCTGGAGGGGAACCGTTCGAACAGTCCGACGCCCTGCTGGCATTACTGCACGGCCTGCGCCAGCGCAGCGGCGGCGACATTCTGGTCTACAGCGGCTACCCAGTTGAAGCACTACACAGACACTTGGCCCAGGCCCACGGGCTGATCGACGCGCTGATCAGCGACCCATTTGAGCTGGACAGCCCACAGACCCTGGCCTTGCGCGGCAGCGACAACCAGCGCCTGAACCTGCTGACGGCGCTTGGACGGGAACGTCTGGGCAGCTACGAGCGTCCCTTGCAGGCGGCCGACAAAGCCCTCGACGTGATGTTCGATGAGGCGGGCAGCGTGTGGATGGCTGGCATACCCCAACGTGGCGACCTGTTGCGCCTGCACGACCTGTTGCAGGACCAGGGCCACCAGATTCAGACCAGCGCGCACCGACCGCGGCGCTGAGTGGAGTTCACCGATGATTCGTTTTTGCCCCAATTGCCACACCGAGCGCGGCCTCGACGAGCTGTTCTGCGCCGGCAGCGTGGATGGCCAGCCGTGTGGTTGGGATTTGTCCGCCGAACCGATCAGGTCGGCGGCGCCCGCGCCGGCGCCAGCCGCAGGGTCGCCTGGCGAACCAACGCCTGCGCAAGAAACGCCTTCGCCAGCGACGCCCGCCGCAGCTGACAGCGCCGCTGCCGATTCCGCCACGCCCACCTGCAGCAACGGCCACCCGCTCGAACCGGGTGACCTGCTGTGCCTGACCTGCGGCGCCAGCGCCGTCGAAACCGGCGCCGCCCCCCCGCCAGCGCCGCTGCCACCCAGCCAGCGGCGCTCGAGCACAGCGCGGACGACGCCAGCGAGATCGACGGCTGGCAGTTGCAGCAGCAGATCAGCAACACCGACGGCATCCGCGAGCGCTACCACGCCCGCCACCGCGACACCGGCCAGCAAGCGGTGCTGACCCTGTACCGCGCCGGCGCCGAGCCGGACCCGGCCATCTACGACGTGCTGCGCCGCCTGCCGCTCGAGCACGTGCCGCAGTTGTTCGTCACTGGCCGCTGGCACGACCGCGCCTATGAGGTCAGCGAGGCGCTGGCCGGCAGCCTGGCGGATCTGGGCAGCGTGCTCGACGACCTGGACAGCGTGCGCAACGTGCTGCGCGAGCTGGGCCAGGCCCTGCACGCCTTCAACGAAGCCGGCCTGCGCCACCGCGACCTGCGCCCCACCAGCCTGTTGCTGCGCAGCCGCGAGCCGCTGGACATGGTCATCAGCGGCTTCGGCTCGGCCAGGCTTTCGGAGTTCGACCTGGACATCGTCTCGCCACTGGAGACCAGCCGCTACATGGCCCCCGAAGCGGTGGCAGGCGGCGTGGCGGCGGCCTCGGACTGGTGGAGCCTGGGCATGATCCTGCTCGAACAGCTGACCCACGGCGCGTGCTTTGCCGGGATCAACGCCAACGCTTACCTGATTCATGTGCTGGCCAACGGCGTGCCGCTGCCCGATGACCTCGACCCGCAGCTGCACCTGCTGCTGCGCGGCCTGCTCGCACGCGACCGCCACCAGCGCTGGCAATGGCCGCAGGTCAGTGCCTGGCTGGCGGGTGAGCCGGTACAGGCCCCGGCCAGCGCAGGTGAGCAGGCGGACGACCGCGAAGGCGCCACCGTGCAGCTCGGCCAGCAGCAGTACCGCAACCCACGCATCTTCGCCCTCGCCGCCGCCCAGGCCGAACACTGGCCCCAGGCCCTCGACCACCTGCTGCGCGGTGTGCTGGTGACCTGGGCCGAACAACAGGGCCTGCCCTCGACGGTGCTCGCCGGGTTGCGCCAGGTGGTGCAGCACGAGGGCCTGGAAGACGACCTGCGTCTGATGCTCGCGCTCAAGCTGCTCAACCCGCAGATTCCGCTGATCTACCAGGGCGAGATCGTCACCCCTGGCTGGCTGCTGCAGCATCCACTGGAAGGCTACCGTCTGATCAGCGGTGCGGTGCCCGACCTGCTCGAACACCTGCAGACCGACACCTGGCTGTCACGGCTCAAGACCCGCGCACAGAACGTGCGTCAGCGCGCCCTGCACCAGCACATCGAGCTGGACGAACAGACCCTGCGCATCTACCTGCTGTCGACCTCCCGCGCCACCCTGGCCAGCCAGTGGCAGGCGCGTCAGCGCCTGTTCCCCGACAGCGACCACCCTGGTGTGTTGTCACTGACCCAGCGCCGGGTGATCGCCGAGGAAGACCTGATCGTGCTGCTCAGTGCCGAGCTCGGTCAGTTCCGCTCGGCTGAGTCGATCGTCAATGAGGCAGCCGAGCTTGCCCGCAGCGCCGAGGTCGGCTGGTTCGAGGCCGAGGCCGCCGGCGCGCTGTTGCAGCAGGGCCAGAGCGAGCTGTTCGGGGCC
It includes:
- a CDS encoding 4Fe-4S single cluster domain-containing protein, with translation MQLSLSRVHFPVTTLGPGRRVGIWLQGCSIRCPGCISADTWGPGHRWLSVEALLDEISPWLAEADGITVSGGEPFEQSDALLALLHGLRQRSGGDILVYSGYPVEALHRHLAQAHGLIDALISDPFELDSPQTLALRGSDNQRLNLLTALGRERLGSYERPLQAADKALDVMFDEAGSVWMAGIPQRGDLLRLHDLLQDQGHQIQTSAHRPRR